The Stigmatella aurantiaca DW4/3-1 genome contains the following window.
AGTGCATGATGACCACCTTCTTCGGCGTATCCAGGTGGCTCATCGCGGCCTCCAGCTTGAGCGACTCGGTCACCGCCTCCTGCACGAAGGACTTCGTCTGTCCCTCGCCGAAGGCTTGGAGCGTGGCGTTGCCAAACCCGCCTCCAAACCCCTTCACCCCGGCGATGCCGAGCACCTTCTCGAAGATGAAGTGATCTCCATCCAGGATGTGCACCCCCACCTTGGCCAGCTCCGCGCAGATCTCCTTTACCTGGCCATGCTCATAGTCATGGTTGCCCAACACCGCGGCACACGGGACGCGCAAGGCGGACAGCTCCTCTGCCAGCACCTTGCCCTCGTCCCACATGCCCCTGTCCGTCAGGTCCCCACACAGCAGCAGCAGGTCCGCTGTGCCATTGACCTGCTTGACGAACTGTCGGAACCGGCCGTGTTGGTCCTCGCGGCAGTGAAGGTCACCGACCGCTGCTAGCCGTATCTTCGAGTTCGGATCTCGTGCCACTTTTGCCTCCCAGTTGTCTCTCGTCCTCGTCCCAAGCCCGGCCGTTGCGGTAGCCCCAGTGGTGGATGTCCACGTGGTAGTTCACCCGCGAGATGAGATTGCCGCGGCAGATCTTCTCTTCCCAGTTGCCCTCGCGCACGGTGTCCAGCGTGCGTGACATCAACTCCGCCATCACCCAGTCCGGGACGCAGTCGCGCTCGCACGGATAGGCGTACCGGAACATCATCAGGTGGCTGAACAGCACCTCCCAGTACCGGTCGAAGCGCCGCATGAGGCGCTCCCAGTCCATCTGCCGCCCCGCCTTGAGCAGCAGGTGGTTCACATCCGCGCCGTCATAGCGCTCACGCTCGTTGACGAAGGACTTGGACCAGATGGTCTCCTCGGCCGGTGCCACCAGGCACTCATGGCCGAAGATCATGGTTTTCTTCGCGTGCTCGAACCACTCGTCATCCACCACCGCCACGCCGTTGCCGGACGAGAAGATGAAGTCGACGAAGTACTCGCCCTTGAACGCCTTGTAGAGCCACACGTCATCGGTGCGCTCGGTGCGCCAGCCATCCAGCTCCAGGATCTCCAGCGCCTTGCCCGCGTCGCGCTTGCGCGGAAACAGGTCCAGATCCTTCGTGTCTCGGTAGATGCCGGTATAGGTGGCATAGGCGTAGGCGCCACCCACGACAAAGGGCACCCCTGCATCCGT
Protein-coding sequences here:
- a CDS encoding metallophosphoesterase family protein; this translates as MARDPNSKIRLAAVGDLHCREDQHGRFRQFVKQVNGTADLLLLCGDLTDRGMWDEGKVLAEELSALRVPCAAVLGNHDYEHGQVKEICAELAKVGVHILDGDHFIFEKVLGIAGVKGFGGGFGNATLQAFGEGQTKSFVQEAVTESLKLEAAMSHLDTPKKVVIMHYSPIPETLEGENIEIRPFLGTSRLAMPIDHYRAEAVFHGHAHHGTREGKTRAGIPVYNVAMPLMAKHTPDQRFALMEI
- a CDS encoding nucleotidyltransferase, whose amino-acid sequence is MEKRHSNHPGEMGIDAALAEQSRAPDEINARARAIGLLTDAGVPFVVGGAYAYATYTGIYRDTKDLDLFPRKRDAGKALEILELDGWRTERTDDVWLYKAFKGEYFVDFIFSSGNGVAVVDDEWFEHAKKTMIFGHECLVAPAEETIWSKSFVNERERYDGADVNHLLLKAGRQMDWERLMRRFDRYWEVLFSHLMMFRYAYPCERDCVPDWVMAELMSRTLDTVREGNWEEKICRGNLISRVNYHVDIHHWGYRNGRAWDEDERQLGGKSGTRSELEDTASSGR